In a genomic window of Phycisphaerae bacterium:
- a CDS encoding UvrB/UvrC motif-containing protein: MGLCERCKKAKATFHLTNIERSGAKVERHLCDRCASEEGLLQTGKATVDLNEILENFIAGSKAGAADLSNLVCEHCGISYIEFRNQGLLGCAHDYETFKEQIGRLLERTHDGASQHVGKTPKSLGTVHKPQQDIRRLKRQLDEAVTAEDYERAARLRDRIRELEES; the protein is encoded by the coding sequence ATGGGACTCTGTGAGCGCTGCAAGAAAGCCAAGGCGACGTTTCACCTGACGAACATCGAGCGTTCGGGGGCGAAGGTCGAACGCCACCTCTGCGACCGCTGCGCCAGCGAGGAAGGGCTGCTGCAGACCGGTAAGGCCACGGTCGACCTGAACGAAATCCTCGAGAACTTCATCGCGGGCAGCAAGGCCGGCGCCGCCGATCTCAGCAACCTCGTCTGCGAGCACTGCGGCATCAGCTACATCGAATTCCGCAACCAGGGCCTGCTGGGCTGCGCGCACGACTACGAGACGTTCAAGGAGCAGATCGGCCGCCTGCTCGAACGCACCCACGACGGCGCCTCGCAGCACGTCGGCAAAACGCCCAAGTCGCTGGGCACCGTCCACAAGCCGCAACAGGACATCCGCCGGCTGAAGCGGCAGCTCGACGAGGCCGTCACCGCCGAGGACTACGAGCGCGCCGCCCGGCTCCGCGATCGTATTCGCGAACTGGAAGAGTCATGA
- a CDS encoding protein arginine kinase, translated as MSAPLDEVVRHAGEWLCGSGPMHEIVISTRIRLARNLRGFLFLPRASNDMKREITATVTTATRRARLLKDLIHLDVDSLDELDRLLLVERHLISRQHADGTGARAVAFQKNETAAIMVNEEDHLRIQVMRSGLQVAESWEQINAIDDALEESLDFEFHPQYGYLTACPTNVGTGIRVSVMLHLPALRLTNELEKVGQAARDMKLAVRGVHGEGTEALGDFFQISNQITLGRSEAEIIDDFSSVVIPKIVEYEHAAREALLKNRLAALDDKVWRAMGLLKSARLMSSSEAMQCLSHVRMGLHTRRLSSVDLQTLNELFLQIQPAHLQKLHGERLNGEQRSVERAAFIRARLSSN; from the coding sequence ATGAGCGCGCCCCTCGACGAAGTCGTCCGTCATGCCGGCGAGTGGCTCTGCGGCTCCGGGCCCATGCACGAGATCGTGATCTCGACCCGCATCCGGCTGGCGCGCAACCTGCGCGGCTTTCTGTTCCTGCCCCGCGCCAGCAACGACATGAAACGCGAGATCACGGCGACGGTGACCACGGCCACGCGCCGCGCCCGCCTGCTCAAGGACCTGATCCACCTCGACGTCGACAGCCTCGACGAGCTCGACCGGCTGCTGCTGGTCGAGCGGCATCTGATCAGCCGGCAGCATGCCGACGGCACCGGGGCGCGGGCGGTCGCCTTTCAGAAGAACGAGACCGCCGCGATCATGGTCAACGAGGAGGACCACCTCCGCATCCAGGTCATGCGCAGCGGCCTGCAGGTCGCCGAGTCGTGGGAGCAGATCAACGCCATCGACGACGCCCTCGAGGAATCGCTGGATTTCGAGTTTCACCCGCAGTACGGCTACCTCACCGCCTGCCCCACCAACGTCGGCACCGGCATCCGCGTCTCGGTCATGCTGCACCTGCCGGCCTTGCGGCTCACCAACGAGCTGGAAAAGGTCGGGCAGGCCGCCCGTGACATGAAGCTGGCCGTCCGCGGCGTGCACGGCGAAGGCACCGAGGCGCTCGGCGACTTCTTCCAGATCTCCAACCAGATCACGCTGGGCCGCAGCGAGGCCGAGATCATCGACGACTTCAGCAGCGTGGTCATCCCCAAGATCGTCGAGTACGAGCACGCCGCCCGCGAAGCGCTGCTGAAAAACCGCCTCGCCGCCCTCGACGACAAGGTCTGGCGTGCGATGGGTCTGCTCAAGAGCGCGCGGCTGATGAGCTCCAGCGAAGCCATGCAGTGCCTCTCGCACGTGCGCATGGGTCTGCACACCCGGCGCCTCAGCTCCGTCGATCTTCAGACGTTGAACGAGCTGTTCCTGCAGATCCAGCCCGCGCACCTGCAGAAGCTGCACGGCGAACGCCTCAACGGCGAGCAGCGCAGCGTCGAGCGGGCCGCGTTCATCCGCGCCCGCCTCAGCAGCAACTGA
- a CDS encoding alpha/beta fold hydrolase translates to MRNSARKLLPAAFLSIVILTGGCNPVVTPLPPAEEIIRALSYAVLMPETTCEELRADYGLTDLPLVDTPDQIDIPYEEHYVTAPDGAELRIWYLPAESARGMVIVCPGNSGPMACYLFTAKLLVEANWSCVMFDYEGFGGSTGTPDLRTLRPDLQTVLDWTLAETPTDRVSLFGISLGSIPAVAVAIDNPDTVNAVVLDSPIALGEAIDRFDFLIQGQSRQVVAVLEPWLLTENTIAGMLQPLLVYMHGDDVVTPPRQVAVLLERAIAETELVYFSGLGHAAGQFLRTDEYRAHLVSFLAEAWWP, encoded by the coding sequence ATGCGCAATTCGGCACGGAAGCTTCTGCCTGCGGCGTTCCTGAGTATCGTTATCCTGACCGGCGGCTGCAACCCGGTCGTAACCCCCCTGCCGCCGGCGGAAGAGATCATCCGGGCGTTATCCTACGCCGTCCTGATGCCGGAAACGACCTGCGAGGAGCTCCGGGCGGATTACGGCCTGACGGACCTCCCGCTGGTGGATACCCCGGACCAGATCGACATTCCGTACGAGGAGCACTACGTGACCGCGCCGGACGGGGCGGAGCTCCGCATCTGGTACCTGCCGGCCGAGTCCGCGCGCGGCATGGTGATCGTCTGCCCGGGCAACAGCGGCCCTATGGCATGTTACCTGTTCACCGCCAAGCTGCTCGTCGAGGCGAATTGGTCGTGCGTCATGTTCGACTACGAAGGCTTTGGCGGCAGTACCGGCACGCCGGACTTGCGCACACTCCGCCCGGACCTGCAGACGGTACTCGACTGGACGCTCGCCGAAACCCCCACCGACCGCGTCAGCCTGTTCGGCATCTCGTTGGGATCGATCCCGGCTGTGGCGGTTGCCATCGACAATCCCGACACCGTGAACGCCGTGGTCCTGGATTCGCCGATCGCGCTCGGGGAAGCGATTGATCGTTTCGACTTTCTGATCCAGGGGCAATCGCGGCAGGTCGTGGCGGTGCTGGAGCCTTGGCTGCTCACCGAGAATACGATCGCGGGAATGCTGCAGCCGTTGCTCGTCTACATGCATGGCGACGACGTAGTGACGCCGCCGCGGCAGGTCGCGGTGCTGCTGGAGCGTGCGATTGCCGAAACCGAGCTGGTGTATTTCTCGGGCCTGGGGCACGCCGCCGGGCAGTTCCTCCGGACCGACGAGTACCGGGCGCACCTGGTGTCGTTCCTGGCTGAGGCGTGGTGGCCGTAA
- a CDS encoding peroxiredoxin yields MKVQVGQPAPDFTAQAVVNGQFEPISLSSYRGKNVVLFFWPLDFTFVCPTEIVAFQEALPKFTERNTVVLGVSVDSQYTHLAWQNTPRAAGGLGRVDFPMISDLTHEISENYGVLLENAGVALRGLFLIDKAGNVRHMLINDLPLGRSVDEALRMVDALTHFEKHGEVCPANWKPGAKSMKPDPQGAKAYFNEWGK; encoded by the coding sequence ATGAAGGTACAGGTTGGTCAGCCCGCGCCCGATTTCACCGCCCAGGCCGTTGTGAACGGTCAGTTCGAGCCGATCAGTCTCTCGTCGTACCGCGGCAAGAACGTCGTCCTGTTCTTCTGGCCGCTCGATTTCACGTTCGTCTGCCCGACCGAGATCGTCGCGTTCCAGGAGGCCCTGCCGAAGTTCACGGAACGCAACACGGTCGTCCTCGGCGTGTCCGTGGACAGCCAGTACACACATCTCGCGTGGCAGAACACGCCGCGGGCCGCCGGCGGACTCGGCCGAGTCGATTTCCCGATGATTTCGGACCTTACGCACGAGATCAGCGAGAACTACGGCGTGCTGCTAGAGAATGCGGGCGTGGCGCTGCGCGGCCTGTTCCTGATCGATAAGGCCGGTAATGTCCGGCACATGCTCATCAACGACCTGCCGCTGGGACGCAGCGTGGACGAGGCCCTGCGCATGGTCGATGCGCTGACGCACTTCGAGAAGCACGGCGAAGTATGCCCGGCCAACTGGAAGCCCGGCGCGAAGTCGATGAAGCCCGACCCGCAAGGTGCGAAGGCCTACTTCAACGAGTGGGGCAAGTAG
- a CDS encoding alginate lyase family protein has protein sequence MRAVRTGRRILVVAAIVALAVTIAWHLRPAGRQRGVAPSPIPVRALQPADIADAPKVVARLLADPAYMLGYWRQKPLPAELLDYPLAPVATPALRAAVAQLQAGEFQAAARFPPLQLGMPPRWDVNPLDSNTWDFFRHSLQWLVPAITVWHADGDHAALELVQDVIRDWHAHNGLPPGASEAAWHDHAMAYRLRIFCWLWELYRTSDACEADFARELLTLIYAHAQAIATGVTYQPLLNHGWDQNMALLSAAVVLPEFAAAETWRTCAYERMTAFLRDNFDRVGFHLEQSPGYHWYMLKRLGPFRSFVQQNRLAPVPGLEETARRAAAAWPYLIQPNGHLPAIGDTSPVAVPDYRDLYGDWFGELVPAAPATLPNPRADTSVLLVSFAVGYAIFAAAPVDAALRVPDTYLLFRCNTIRAWRHHDDTLSFVLHGLGQDWLIDPGIYSYAYTSAARQFVVSARAHNVVLVDNADFTPADIELLDVERTADRDVVRVQHRWPQATHTRTLAFVPPARVEIDDHILAADGAAHRYTQLFHVHPDLSVEIVSPTEARLCATDGRVCVIDQHGPVGEWQVVTGQQEPNWQGWYSPAFGQIVPAPVLSYACTGPAPEYEFHTRIRLESLGPTDTLPGPAVPTSPPDPPASVSD, from the coding sequence ATGCGGGCGGTGCGTACTGGCCGACGAATCCTGGTTGTCGCGGCGATCGTAGCACTCGCGGTCACGATCGCGTGGCACCTGCGCCCGGCCGGGCGACAGCGCGGCGTCGCGCCGTCGCCCATCCCGGTGCGGGCGCTTCAACCCGCCGACATCGCGGACGCCCCTAAGGTCGTCGCGCGCCTGCTCGCCGACCCGGCATACATGCTCGGGTACTGGCGTCAGAAACCACTGCCCGCGGAGCTCCTCGACTACCCGCTGGCACCCGTTGCCACCCCCGCCCTGCGCGCCGCCGTCGCGCAGTTGCAGGCCGGCGAGTTTCAGGCAGCCGCGCGTTTTCCGCCGTTGCAGCTCGGCATGCCCCCGCGGTGGGACGTCAACCCGCTCGACAGCAACACATGGGATTTCTTCCGCCATTCGCTGCAGTGGCTCGTGCCTGCGATTACGGTCTGGCACGCCGACGGTGATCACGCGGCCCTGGAGCTGGTGCAGGACGTCATTCGCGACTGGCACGCGCACAACGGCCTGCCGCCGGGCGCGTCCGAAGCAGCCTGGCACGACCATGCGATGGCATACCGGCTTCGCATCTTCTGCTGGCTCTGGGAGCTGTACCGCACGAGCGACGCCTGTGAAGCCGACTTCGCCCGCGAGCTGTTGACGCTCATCTACGCACACGCCCAGGCCATCGCAACCGGGGTAACCTACCAACCGCTGCTCAACCACGGCTGGGACCAGAACATGGCGCTGTTGAGCGCCGCGGTGGTCCTGCCCGAATTCGCTGCGGCCGAGACGTGGCGCACATGCGCCTACGAGCGCATGACAGCGTTCCTGCGCGACAACTTCGATCGCGTGGGCTTTCACCTCGAGCAGTCGCCCGGCTACCACTGGTATATGCTGAAGCGACTCGGGCCGTTCCGCAGTTTCGTGCAGCAGAACCGGCTGGCGCCCGTCCCGGGTCTGGAGGAAACCGCCCGCCGCGCTGCAGCCGCGTGGCCGTACCTGATTCAGCCCAATGGCCACCTGCCCGCCATCGGCGACACGAGTCCGGTGGCAGTGCCGGATTACCGTGACTTGTATGGCGATTGGTTCGGCGAATTGGTTCCGGCCGCGCCGGCCACGCTACCGAACCCGCGGGCGGACACCAGCGTGCTGTTGGTCAGCTTTGCTGTCGGCTACGCCATCTTCGCCGCGGCCCCGGTGGACGCCGCGCTGCGTGTGCCCGACACCTACCTGCTCTTCCGCTGCAACACCATCCGCGCCTGGCGGCACCACGACGACACCCTGTCGTTCGTGCTGCACGGGCTCGGACAGGACTGGCTGATCGACCCGGGCATCTACAGCTACGCATACACATCCGCCGCACGGCAGTTTGTGGTCAGTGCGCGGGCCCACAACGTGGTGCTCGTCGACAATGCGGACTTCACGCCCGCCGACATCGAGTTGCTGGACGTCGAACGCACCGCGGACCGCGATGTGGTCCGTGTCCAACACCGCTGGCCCCAGGCCACCCACACGCGCACGCTGGCGTTCGTGCCGCCCGCGCGCGTGGAGATCGATGATCACATCCTGGCCGCGGATGGCGCCGCGCACCGTTACACGCAGCTCTTCCACGTGCATCCCGATCTGTCGGTCGAGATTGTCTCGCCCACCGAGGCGCGTCTCTGCGCCACGGACGGCCGCGTCTGCGTGATCGATCAGCATGGGCCCGTCGGCGAATGGCAGGTGGTCACCGGACAGCAGGAGCCGAACTGGCAGGGCTGGTATTCGCCGGCATTCGGGCAGATTGTCCCCGCACCGGTGCTCAGCTATGCATGCACCGGGCCGGCTCCGGAGTACGAATTCCATACGCGCATTCGATTGGAGTCGCTGGGACCAACCGACACACTGCCCGGGCCGGCAGTACCTACTTCTCCGCCAGACCCGCCAGCGTCCGTTTCGGATTGA
- a CDS encoding S8 family serine peptidase, producing MTTIQERVNRRSMALGLVSGLLLALATTMAAAQDKTPIKSQDDLPRHTYKLAGTATELLQSDEQFAALAKAVRADLEADLAKYQIEDASTLQRLYNVLVSLDVLEGHFAAALRGMARIRELETKEAKKLMSGLVGGSYVAAREQAGQDDAKFRAVFRESLLAKLRPLPWDIVADDIKQRKGQTEIITEPLLMGMVSSAIDPAVAKTAGEISADIAQQLVSMRFALKVMIPLKEELVAAFAAVVAEHDVAKKDIWAERAVTLSADQKATPVVIGIWDSGVDTKLFEKQLVTNAGEQVNGKDDDQNGFVDDVHGIAFDVDGQPTPELLHPVDALKSKVDAVAGHMKGFMDVQAAIDSPEASAVKKLLGGLQGDAVRDFIEDLSLYGNYAHGTHVAGIALEGNPLARLLVARLTFDYHMLPKCPTLELMRADAAMYQKTVDYFKQHGVRVVNMSWGEERRTIEQALEKNGVGATVEERAQLTREMFKMMRDGLFHALQSAPDILFVCAAGNSDNDVEFDDVIPSSFDLPNVLVVGAVDQAGEPTGFTSFGQTVQVYANGFEVDSVVPGGKRMKLSGTSMASPNVANLAAKLLALDPTLKPAQVIERIKRGADKVDGQRPMLLINPKRTLAGLAEK from the coding sequence GTGACCACAATTCAGGAGCGTGTGAATCGCCGTAGCATGGCGCTGGGATTGGTTTCCGGGTTGCTGCTCGCGTTGGCCACGACAATGGCCGCCGCGCAGGACAAGACTCCGATCAAGAGCCAGGACGACCTACCGCGGCACACGTACAAGCTGGCCGGGACGGCGACGGAGCTCTTGCAGTCGGATGAGCAGTTCGCGGCGCTGGCCAAGGCGGTGCGGGCGGACCTCGAGGCCGACCTCGCGAAGTACCAGATCGAGGACGCCTCGACGCTGCAGCGCCTGTACAACGTGCTGGTCAGCCTGGATGTGCTCGAGGGCCATTTCGCCGCTGCGCTGAGAGGCATGGCCCGCATTCGCGAGCTCGAAACCAAGGAAGCCAAGAAGCTGATGTCCGGCCTGGTTGGCGGGTCCTATGTCGCGGCGCGGGAGCAGGCTGGCCAGGACGATGCCAAGTTCCGGGCAGTGTTTCGCGAGAGCTTGCTGGCCAAGCTCCGCCCGCTGCCGTGGGACATCGTCGCCGACGACATCAAGCAGCGCAAAGGGCAGACGGAGATCATCACGGAGCCCCTACTGATGGGGATGGTGAGCAGCGCGATTGATCCGGCGGTCGCGAAAACCGCAGGCGAGATCAGCGCGGACATCGCGCAGCAACTCGTCAGCATGCGTTTTGCGCTGAAGGTGATGATCCCGCTGAAGGAGGAGCTGGTCGCGGCGTTCGCGGCCGTCGTGGCCGAGCACGATGTCGCGAAGAAGGATATCTGGGCCGAGCGGGCCGTCACGCTCAGCGCCGACCAGAAGGCGACGCCGGTCGTCATCGGGATCTGGGACTCCGGTGTGGACACGAAGTTGTTCGAGAAGCAGCTCGTGACGAATGCCGGCGAGCAGGTGAACGGCAAAGATGACGATCAGAACGGCTTCGTGGATGACGTGCACGGCATCGCGTTCGACGTCGACGGCCAGCCGACGCCGGAACTATTGCATCCCGTGGACGCGCTGAAGAGCAAGGTGGATGCAGTCGCCGGTCACATGAAAGGCTTCATGGATGTGCAGGCGGCGATCGACAGCCCCGAGGCCAGCGCCGTGAAGAAGCTGCTGGGCGGGCTGCAGGGCGATGCCGTCCGTGACTTCATCGAGGACCTGAGCCTGTACGGCAACTACGCGCACGGCACGCACGTGGCGGGGATCGCGCTCGAGGGCAATCCGCTGGCGCGGTTGCTCGTGGCGCGGCTGACGTTCGATTATCACATGCTGCCGAAGTGCCCGACGCTCGAGTTGATGCGCGCCGACGCGGCGATGTATCAGAAGACCGTGGACTACTTCAAGCAGCACGGCGTGCGCGTGGTCAACATGAGCTGGGGCGAGGAGCGCAGGACGATCGAGCAGGCGCTGGAGAAGAACGGCGTTGGGGCGACGGTCGAAGAGCGCGCGCAGCTGACGCGCGAGATGTTCAAGATGATGCGCGACGGGCTGTTCCATGCGCTGCAGAGCGCGCCAGACATCCTGTTCGTCTGCGCCGCCGGCAACTCCGACAACGACGTGGAGTTTGATGATGTGATACCGTCTTCGTTCGACTTGCCGAATGTGCTGGTCGTCGGCGCGGTGGACCAGGCCGGCGAGCCGACCGGGTTCACGAGCTTCGGCCAGACCGTGCAGGTGTATGCGAACGGGTTCGAGGTGGACAGCGTTGTTCCCGGCGGCAAGCGGATGAAGCTCTCGGGCACGTCGATGGCGTCGCCCAACGTGGCGAACCTGGCGGCGAAGCTGTTGGCGCTCGATCCGACGTTGAAGCCGGCGCAGGTGATCGAACGGATCAAGCGGGGCGCGGACAAGGTCGACGGGCAGCGGCCGATGCTGCTGATCAATCCGAAACGGACGCTGGCGGGTCTGGCGGAGAAGTAG
- a CDS encoding phenylalanine--tRNA ligase subunit beta: protein MPIIDMPVETLLARIATGADGTRLSVNDLVEMLPKLGCEIEEVADMQEFVCEVCGKIYDRTEAQGPPLLCANCGADFRTFPDELKDLGTSQVIRLNMLAVRPDIFDPGGMARYIRGYLGVQTGLVEYPLNAARLRVQVDPQLSNPDSFRPYVAYAVIRNVRLTNTTIKLVMNLQEDLHWALGRDRKLASIGVFDLDTLKGDVFHYDAVDPDGLRFVPLGFPPDDPASALTPREILERHKTGVAYAHLLRPLKKYPLLRDGVGTVMALPPIINSECTRVTMDTKGFFIDVTGTSQRTVDRALNILVTSFKEIMPEIEIECVIAERHGGTEARRHEGDVRITPDLRPTELTLDVKLAAETIGADLNAAQLAELLESMGHGVEEGPHGDTLRVFVPAYRNDVMHAVDLMEDAAIAHGYGNLTPRLVPTFTVGAPRAIEEQSVTARRVLTGLGFHQVMTLVLTSVPAAFEKWRVPPDARAVQIDNPISTEQTMCRVSLLPGLLETLAINKQYDLPQYLFEVGDCCFVDAAAETGAREERYVAAAMIGTHVGYADIRAVADAFVHEMGAAYTVKATEHRSYIPGRVAALHAADGAPLGVMGEIHPEVLEAYGLKHPVTVLELSLARLVGL, encoded by the coding sequence ATGCCGATCATTGATATGCCGGTGGAAACGCTGCTGGCGCGGATTGCGACGGGTGCGGATGGGACGCGACTGAGCGTCAACGACCTCGTGGAGATGCTGCCGAAGCTGGGCTGCGAGATCGAAGAGGTCGCGGACATGCAGGAGTTCGTGTGCGAGGTCTGCGGCAAGATCTACGACCGCACTGAGGCGCAGGGGCCGCCGCTGCTGTGCGCGAATTGCGGCGCCGACTTCCGCACCTTCCCCGACGAGCTGAAGGACCTCGGCACCAGCCAGGTCATCCGCCTGAACATGCTCGCCGTCCGGCCGGACATCTTCGATCCGGGCGGCATGGCCCGCTACATCCGCGGCTACCTCGGCGTGCAGACCGGCCTGGTCGAGTATCCGCTCAACGCGGCGCGGCTGCGCGTGCAGGTCGATCCGCAGCTCTCCAATCCGGACAGCTTTCGCCCGTATGTCGCTTACGCCGTCATTCGCAACGTCCGTCTTACGAACACGACCATCAAGCTCGTCATGAACCTCCAGGAGGACCTGCACTGGGCGCTGGGCCGCGACCGCAAGCTCGCGTCGATCGGCGTGTTTGACTTGGACACGCTCAAGGGCGACGTCTTTCACTACGACGCGGTCGATCCCGATGGCCTGCGTTTTGTGCCGCTGGGATTCCCGCCGGACGACCCGGCCAGTGCGCTGACGCCGCGCGAAATCCTGGAGCGGCACAAGACCGGCGTGGCGTACGCACACCTGCTGAGGCCGCTGAAGAAATACCCGCTGCTGCGCGACGGCGTGGGGACGGTCATGGCGCTGCCGCCGATCATCAACAGCGAGTGCACGCGCGTGACGATGGACACCAAGGGCTTCTTCATCGACGTCACCGGCACGTCGCAACGGACCGTGGACCGCGCGCTGAACATCCTCGTGACGAGCTTCAAGGAGATCATGCCGGAGATCGAGATCGAGTGTGTGATTGCGGAGAGGCACGGAGGCACGGAGGCACGGAGGCACGAAGGGGATGTGCGGATTACGCCGGACCTGCGGCCGACCGAGCTGACGCTCGATGTGAAGCTGGCCGCGGAGACGATCGGGGCGGACTTGAACGCGGCGCAGCTCGCGGAATTGCTCGAATCGATGGGCCATGGCGTCGAGGAGGGTCCGCACGGCGACACGCTGCGCGTGTTCGTGCCGGCGTATCGCAACGATGTCATGCACGCGGTGGACCTGATGGAAGACGCGGCCATCGCGCATGGCTATGGCAACCTGACGCCGCGGCTGGTGCCGACATTCACGGTGGGGGCGCCACGCGCGATCGAGGAGCAGTCGGTGACGGCCCGCCGTGTGCTGACCGGCCTCGGCTTCCACCAGGTGATGACGCTCGTGCTGACGAGTGTGCCGGCGGCGTTCGAGAAATGGCGTGTGCCGCCGGATGCGCGGGCCGTGCAGATCGACAACCCGATCAGCACGGAGCAGACGATGTGCCGCGTGTCGCTGCTGCCGGGGCTGCTGGAGACGCTGGCGATCAACAAGCAATACGATCTGCCACAGTATCTCTTCGAGGTCGGTGATTGTTGTTTTGTCGATGCGGCGGCGGAGACGGGGGCGCGCGAGGAGCGTTACGTCGCGGCGGCGATGATCGGGACGCACGTCGGGTACGCGGACATCCGCGCGGTTGCGGATGCGTTTGTGCACGAGATGGGCGCGGCGTACACGGTGAAGGCCACGGAGCATCGCAGCTACATTCCCGGGCGCGTGGCGGCGTTGCACGCGGCCGACGGGGCACCGCTCGGCGTGATGGGCGAAATTCACCCCGAGGTGCTCGAAGCCTACGGGCTGAAGCACCCGGTAACGGTGCTGGAGCTGAGCCTGGCGAGGCTTGTGGGACTGTAG
- a CDS encoding phenylalanine--tRNA ligase subunit alpha — protein sequence MELPQVQYEVLRRLGDAAGQVAITDLARAMELDQSPVTAACGELRHAGYVVVEETTFEELRLGPDAEVFARQPLPERVVAGVLAAQGGSCKLTEIPNHCGLNAGQVGGCLRWLNQRQWAKKDGDRLVLIGAGPTSTPEPDERLIKALAGGRVATRAELEAEGLPVTEALKLLTPRKGFVVLKERTARHVAITDNGRKLLAAGVKGRKKVTQLTPELLAEGGWREVDIQPYDVTLAAKKLYPGKEHPFQRTLDRVRRVFLEMGFEEIVSPWVESSFWDFDALFQPQDHPARDMQDTFYVARPDRCRLPDDALVERIKATHENGGDTGSTGWQYTWSRDLAQRPVLRTHTTAATMRALARHTQGRPGKYFVIGPVFRRETADYKHLPVFHQVDGIIVDPQASLATLIGTLTAFYAKMGFPKVKVNPSFFPYTEPSAEVLLYLESRKDWVEMGGSGVFRPEVTLPVGIRDRVLAWGLGLERLAMMVHGVDSIGELFYATMPWLREEPLCKA from the coding sequence ATGGAGCTGCCACAAGTTCAATATGAGGTCCTGCGGCGCCTGGGCGACGCCGCTGGCCAGGTCGCCATTACGGACCTGGCGCGGGCCATGGAGCTGGATCAGTCGCCCGTGACCGCGGCGTGCGGCGAACTGCGGCACGCGGGGTACGTCGTTGTCGAGGAGACGACGTTTGAGGAGCTGCGGCTCGGTCCGGATGCCGAGGTGTTTGCCCGCCAGCCGCTGCCGGAACGCGTCGTCGCGGGCGTGCTGGCGGCGCAGGGAGGATCGTGCAAGCTGACGGAAATCCCCAATCACTGCGGGCTGAACGCCGGCCAGGTCGGTGGGTGCCTGCGCTGGCTGAATCAGCGGCAGTGGGCGAAGAAGGACGGCGATCGGCTCGTGCTGATCGGCGCCGGGCCCACCAGTACGCCGGAGCCGGACGAGCGGCTGATCAAGGCACTGGCTGGCGGGCGCGTGGCGACGCGGGCGGAGCTGGAGGCGGAGGGGCTGCCGGTCACAGAGGCCCTGAAGCTGCTTACGCCGCGCAAAGGATTCGTGGTGCTGAAGGAGCGGACCGCGCGGCACGTGGCGATCACGGACAACGGGCGGAAGCTGCTGGCGGCGGGTGTGAAGGGGCGGAAGAAGGTGACGCAGCTTACGCCGGAGTTGCTCGCGGAGGGTGGCTGGCGCGAAGTCGACATTCAGCCGTACGATGTGACGCTGGCGGCGAAGAAGCTCTACCCGGGCAAGGAGCACCCGTTCCAGCGGACGCTGGATCGCGTGCGGCGGGTGTTCCTCGAGATGGGATTCGAGGAGATCGTCAGCCCGTGGGTGGAGTCGAGCTTCTGGGATTTCGACGCCCTGTTCCAGCCGCAGGACCATCCCGCGCGGGACATGCAGGACACTTTTTACGTGGCCCGGCCGGACCGCTGCCGGCTGCCGGACGATGCGCTCGTCGAGCGGATTAAGGCGACGCACGAGAACGGCGGCGACACCGGCTCGACCGGGTGGCAGTACACCTGGAGCCGTGACTTAGCGCAAAGGCCGGTACTGCGGACACATACGACTGCGGCGACCATGCGGGCCCTGGCTCGGCACACGCAGGGCAGGCCGGGCAAGTACTTCGTGATCGGGCCGGTGTTCCGGCGTGAGACGGCGGACTACAAGCACCTGCCGGTGTTCCACCAGGTGGATGGGATCATCGTCGATCCGCAGGCGAGCCTGGCGACGCTGATCGGGACGCTGACGGCGTTCTACGCGAAGATGGGCTTCCCGAAGGTGAAGGTGAACCCGAGCTTCTTCCCGTACACGGAGCCGTCGGCGGAGGTGCTGCTGTACCTGGAGAGCCGGAAGGACTGGGTGGAGATGGGCGGCTCGGGCGTGTTCCGGCCGGAGGTGACGCTGCCGGTGGGCATCAGGGACCGCGTGCTGGCGTGGGGTTTGGGCCTGGAGCGGCTGGCGATGATGGTCCACGGCGTGGATTCGATCGGCGAGCTGTTCTACGCGACGATGCCATGGCTGCGGGAGGAGCCGCTGTGCAAGGCGTGA
- a CDS encoding transcriptional regulator, which yields MNEAEFQKRLAELVSEIDALPEGERDRLRKLADETKDRHEQIKKSVSSLQESIDFLRLGIKYMLFDLEATRRENGYLRKMLEQDPNGGNNNGETQ from the coding sequence ATGAACGAGGCCGAATTCCAGAAGCGTTTGGCCGAGCTGGTTTCCGAGATCGACGCGCTGCCGGAGGGCGAGCGCGACCGGCTCCGCAAGCTGGCGGATGAGACGAAGGACCGTCACGAGCAGATCAAGAAGAGCGTCAGCAGCCTGCAGGAAAGCATCGATTTCCTGCGCCTCGGCATCAAGTACATGCTGTTTGACCTGGAAGCAACCCGCCGCGAGAACGGCTACCTGCGCAAGATGCTCGAGCAGGACCCCAACGGCGGAAACAACAACGGCGAAACCCAGTAA